A stretch of the Leptotrichia sp. oral taxon 223 genome encodes the following:
- a CDS encoding virulence associated protein VapD — MYAIAFDLKIDDLKKNYGDSYNRAYDEIRQELEILGSEWTQGSLYVNSTEKNTLAEVYKAITKLKSIEWFKNSVRDIKAFKVEDWSDFTAIVKE, encoded by the coding sequence ATGTATGCAATTGCATTTGATTTAAAAATTGATGATTTGAAAAAAAATTATGGGGATTCATATAACAGGGCTTACGATGAAATTCGACAGGAATTGGAGATACTGGGTTCTGAATGGACACAAGGTAGTTTATATGTGAATAGTACTGAAAAAAATACTTTAGCTGAAGTTTATAAAGCCATAACAAAACTAAAATCTATCGAATGGTTTAAAAATTCTGTAAGAGATATTAAAGCTTTTAAAGTTGAAGACTGGAGCGATTTTACAGCTATCGTGAAAGAATGA
- a CDS encoding type II toxin-antitoxin system Phd/YefM family antitoxin, translated as MLAVSFSTMRNNLKSYCDKAVKENEDVIVTRKNEENVVLINLEKYNQFLKAVQNAEYLAKIDRGFSQMKSGKGQVHDLIEVDDE; from the coding sequence ATGTTAGCTGTAAGTTTTTCAACTATGAGAAATAATTTAAAAAGTTATTGTGATAAAGCAGTGAAAGAAAATGAAGATGTAATTGTAACAAGAAAAAATGAAGAAAATGTAGTTTTAATAAATCTTGAAAAATATAATCAATTTTTGAAAGCAGTCCAAAATGCTGAATATCTTGCAAAAATAGATAGAGGATTTTCTCAGATGAAAAGTGGAAAAGGGCAAGTTCATGATTTAATCGAGGTCGACGATGAATAA
- a CDS encoding ABC transporter ATP-binding protein — protein MSKNKKTENSQSQNQIKGLIRLLGYMFRHYKIQTLFVVIFICLSSFGMVVGTMYSKELIDGIIMPNIGKNNPNFINELVSLILKMAAVYGGAVICTYIYEIFMIYVAQGTLKKLRDDVFIHMESLPIKYFDTNAHGDIMSVYSSDIDALRNMLVESLSQVISSIITIISVLISMFILNIPLTIFVVIMIIIMIITTKTISSKSSKNYTAQQRNIGIVNGYVEEMIEGLKVVKVFSYEKKADERFNKLNTALFNRANNAMKFANILGPAVGNLGNINFVLTAVLGSIIVFNNIAGFTIGGLVSFLQFIKVINQPVSQIAQQLTSVILASAGAQRVFNLLDQPPEQDNGYVTLVNANIDENGNITETEKHTGAWAWKYPHSDGTISYERLMGDVVFEDVTFGYNDEKTILHNINLYAKPGEKIAFVGATGAGKTTITNLINRFYDINSGKIRYDGINIEKIKKQDLRESLGIVLQDTHLFSGTVADNIRYGKLDATDEEVYAAAKLANADHFIKHLPQGYDTYLSGDGSSLSQGQRQLLSIARAAIADPPVLILDEATSSIDTRTEKIVQEGMDKLMVGRTVFVIAHRLSTIKNSDVIMVLDQGKIIERGNHDELIAQKGTYYQLYTGGFENQ, from the coding sequence ATGAGTAAAAATAAAAAAACTGAAAATTCTCAATCTCAAAATCAGATAAAAGGATTAATACGATTATTAGGATACATGTTTAGACATTATAAAATACAGACGTTGTTTGTTGTTATATTTATTTGTCTAAGTTCGTTTGGGATGGTTGTTGGTACGATGTACTCAAAAGAATTGATTGACGGAATCATTATGCCTAATATTGGAAAAAATAACCCCAATTTTATTAATGAGCTTGTCAGTTTAATTTTAAAAATGGCGGCTGTATATGGGGGAGCTGTTATTTGTACATATATTTATGAAATATTTATGATTTATGTTGCACAGGGAACATTGAAAAAGTTGAGAGATGACGTGTTTATACACATGGAATCGCTTCCTATAAAGTATTTTGATACAAATGCACACGGAGATATAATGAGCGTCTATTCAAGTGATATTGACGCTTTAAGAAATATGCTGGTAGAAAGCTTGTCACAGGTAATATCTTCGATTATTACAATTATAAGTGTTCTTATTTCAATGTTCATCTTAAATATCCCGCTAACAATTTTTGTAGTAATAATGATTATAATTATGATTATCACAACAAAGACTATTTCTTCCAAAAGCTCAAAGAACTATACTGCACAGCAAAGAAATATCGGGATTGTAAACGGATATGTGGAAGAAATGATAGAAGGGCTGAAAGTTGTAAAAGTATTTTCGTATGAGAAAAAGGCTGATGAGCGTTTTAATAAGCTGAATACGGCATTATTTAACAGGGCGAATAATGCGATGAAATTTGCAAATATTCTAGGTCCTGCTGTTGGAAATCTTGGGAATATAAACTTTGTACTTACAGCAGTTCTTGGATCAATAATTGTGTTTAATAATATTGCAGGCTTTACAATCGGTGGACTCGTATCATTTTTGCAGTTTATAAAAGTAATAAATCAGCCTGTTTCACAAATTGCACAGCAATTAACATCAGTAATACTGGCATCGGCTGGAGCTCAAAGAGTATTTAACCTGCTAGATCAGCCACCTGAACAAGATAACGGCTATGTAACTCTTGTAAACGCAAATATTGATGAAAATGGAAACATTACAGAAACTGAAAAGCACACAGGTGCATGGGCTTGGAAATATCCACATTCTGACGGAACAATTTCTTATGAAAGACTAATGGGAGATGTTGTTTTTGAAGATGTAACATTTGGCTACAATGATGAAAAGACAATACTTCACAATATTAATCTTTATGCAAAGCCAGGAGAAAAAATCGCCTTCGTTGGTGCAACAGGAGCTGGAAAAACTACAATTACAAACTTAATTAACAGATTTTACGATATTAACTCTGGAAAAATCCGATATGATGGCATTAACATTGAAAAAATAAAAAAACAGGATTTAAGAGAATCGCTTGGAATTGTATTACAGGACACACACTTGTTCTCTGGAACAGTTGCTGACAACATTAGATATGGAAAACTTGATGCTACAGATGAAGAAGTATATGCAGCCGCAAAACTTGCCAACGCTGATCATTTTATAAAACACTTGCCACAAGGCTACGACACTTACTTAAGCGGTGACGGTTCCAGCCTTTCACAAGGACAACGGCAATTATTATCAATAGCAAGAGCGGCAATCGCCGATCCACCAGTCTTAATTCTGGATGAAGCAACTTCAAGCATCGATACAAGAACAGAAAAAATCGTGCAGGAAGGAATGGATAAGTTAATGGTGGGAAGAACAGTCTTTGTAATCGCCCACAGGCTTTCAACTATCAAAAATTCCGATGTAATAATGGTACTTGATCAAGGAAAAATTATCGAACGTGGAAATCACGATGAACTGATTGCACAAAAAGGAACTTATTATCAGCTTTATACAGGCGGATTTGAAAATCAGTAA
- a CDS encoding ABC transporter ATP-binding protein, translating into MLKKLFSRLGEYKKSALISPLFIGTEVIFEMLIPTLMAVIIDDGLNGNNGKGDMKFIVVMGLATFGVAMLSLLCGIQASKYASYASAGFAKNLRKDLFSKIQSFSFTNIDKFSTAGLITRFTTDVNNIQNSFQMLIRGFVRAPLMMCVAIFMSFMISPKLSMIFIVAVLFLGSFLAFIIFKVHPIFTAAIRKYDDINSSLQENINGIRVVKAYIREKYETSKFKKATESLRSMLLKGENIIIFVSPVMQITVFGCIMLLSWFGAKMIVVNELTTGQLTSLFAYTTNILMSLLMLAMMLVNIVFSRASGDRIVMVLDEEPSIKNPENGIIDVKDGSIVFKNVNFSYSNNPDVLNLTKINLEIKSGETIGIIGGTGSAKSALVQLIPRLYDVLDGELLVGGVNVKNYDIKTLRDNVAMVLQKNVLFSGTIKDNLRWGNENATDEEMEHACKLAQADEFIQKFPKKYDTRIERGGANVSGGQRQRLCIARALLKSPKILILDDSTSAVDTKTDKLIREAFKNELSHITKIIIGQRVSSIKDSDKILVLEDGIIIASGTHDELLKTSKIYREVYESQTEGSDK; encoded by the coding sequence ATGTTAAAAAAATTATTTTCCCGTCTTGGGGAATATAAAAAAAGCGCATTAATTTCACCGCTGTTTATTGGAACAGAAGTTATTTTTGAAATGCTTATTCCGACACTTATGGCTGTGATTATAGATGATGGGCTTAATGGAAATAACGGAAAGGGGGATATGAAATTTATTGTTGTAATGGGGCTTGCAACATTTGGCGTGGCGATGTTGTCGTTGTTATGTGGAATACAGGCCAGTAAATATGCTTCTTATGCTTCAGCTGGATTTGCTAAAAATTTGAGAAAAGATTTATTTTCTAAGATACAGTCCTTTTCGTTCACTAATATCGATAAATTTTCTACAGCTGGACTGATTACAAGATTTACGACAGATGTAAACAATATTCAGAATTCATTTCAGATGTTGATAAGAGGATTTGTAAGGGCTCCGCTTATGATGTGCGTGGCAATATTTATGTCGTTTATGATAAGTCCCAAATTGTCGATGATATTCATTGTTGCAGTTTTGTTTTTAGGAAGCTTTTTAGCCTTTATTATTTTTAAGGTACATCCAATTTTTACAGCTGCAATAAGAAAGTATGATGACATAAATTCCAGCCTTCAGGAAAATATAAACGGGATCCGTGTTGTAAAAGCGTATATTCGTGAAAAATATGAAACTAGTAAATTCAAGAAGGCTACTGAAAGTTTGAGAAGCATGCTGTTAAAAGGAGAAAATATTATAATATTCGTATCTCCTGTAATGCAGATAACAGTATTTGGATGTATTATGCTGCTTTCATGGTTTGGAGCAAAGATGATTGTTGTAAATGAGCTCACAACTGGACAGCTTACAAGCCTTTTTGCTTATACAACAAATATTCTTATGAGTCTTCTTATGCTTGCGATGATGCTTGTAAATATTGTGTTTTCAAGAGCGTCTGGAGATAGGATTGTAATGGTGCTGGATGAGGAGCCTAGTATTAAAAATCCTGAAAATGGGATAATAGATGTAAAAGATGGTTCAATTGTATTTAAAAATGTAAACTTCAGTTACAGTAATAATCCTGATGTGCTAAATTTGACAAAAATCAATCTGGAAATAAAGTCTGGAGAAACTATTGGAATTATTGGGGGAACAGGAAGTGCGAAATCAGCTCTTGTTCAGTTGATTCCAAGATTATATGATGTTTTGGATGGGGAACTTCTAGTTGGTGGAGTAAATGTAAAAAATTATGATATAAAGACGCTTCGAGATAATGTTGCGATGGTTCTTCAAAAAAATGTGCTGTTTTCAGGAACTATAAAGGATAATTTACGTTGGGGAAATGAGAATGCAACCGATGAGGAAATGGAACATGCCTGCAAATTGGCACAAGCTGATGAATTCATTCAAAAATTTCCTAAAAAATATGACACTCGCATTGAACGTGGCGGAGCAAATGTTTCTGGAGGGCAAAGACAAAGGCTGTGTATTGCCAGAGCTTTGCTGAAATCTCCAAAAATATTAATCTTAGACGATTCAACAAGCGCAGTTGACACAAAGACAGATAAATTAATAAGAGAAGCCTTCAAAAATGAATTGTCACACATTACAAAAATTATTATCGGTCAAAGAGTATCATCAATAAAAGATTCTGATAAAATATTAGTTCTGGAAGATGGAATCATCATAGCGTCAGGAACACACGATGAACTGCTTAAAACAAGCAAGATATATCGTGAAGTCTATGAATCCCAGACAGAAGGGAGTGATAAGTAA
- a CDS encoding esterase family protein has translation MQIEYRKEYSHNLGREMEFIRYGHSGKPVLVFPSQDGTCNQYEEFGMVDVLSDYIEQGRLQLFCVGSVDRESWSDFNGNPRYRIEMQEKYFNYITNEFVPRIQDISWRSDIIATGCSMGGAHAGIAFFRRPDLFDTLISLSGMFDASMFFGDYKDDLVYNNSVVDFLRNMPWDHPYLDIYRQKNIIVCIGQGAWEGELLPSNRELAHILYEKQVPAWTDFWGYDVAHDWDWWRLQIRYFMEYLDI, from the coding sequence ATGCAAATAGAATACAGAAAAGAATACAGCCATAATTTGGGAAGAGAGATGGAATTCATAAGATACGGACATTCAGGAAAGCCTGTTTTAGTTTTTCCTTCACAGGATGGAACTTGTAACCAGTATGAAGAATTTGGAATGGTGGATGTTCTGTCAGACTACATTGAACAAGGAAGGCTGCAGTTATTTTGCGTAGGAAGTGTTGACAGGGAAAGCTGGTCAGATTTTAATGGAAACCCAAGATACAGAATAGAAATGCAGGAAAAATACTTTAATTATATTACAAATGAATTTGTGCCAAGAATACAGGACATTTCCTGGAGAAGCGACATTATTGCTACAGGATGCAGTATGGGTGGAGCACATGCAGGGATAGCATTTTTCAGAAGGCCCGACTTATTTGACACATTGATTTCCTTAAGTGGAATGTTTGATGCTTCGATGTTCTTTGGAGATTACAAAGATGATTTAGTTTATAATAATTCTGTTGTTGATTTTTTAAGAAATATGCCATGGGATCATCCTTATCTGGATATTTACAGACAAAAAAATATCATAGTGTGTATTGGACAGGGAGCCTGGGAAGGTGAACTTCTTCCTAGCAACAGAGAACTTGCACATATCCTTTATGAAAAACAGGTTCCGGCATGGACTGATTTTTGGGGCTATGATGTGGCTCACGACTGGGACTGGTGGAGATTACAGATAAGGTATTTTATGGAATATTTGGATATCTAG
- a CDS encoding acetyl-CoA carboxylase biotin carboxylase subunit family protein, which yields MNFVYISPQFPKTNCEFCDRLKQNGINVLGIADIEYDQLNQKLKDSLTEYYKVSSLENYDEVLKAVAFFTHKYGKIDWLESNNEYWLMQDARLRSDFNITTGIKADKIANIKEKSKMKKAYKKAEIPFIDFSLVTTLSKAKKFIDKVGYPVVAKPDNGVGASDTHKIKNEEELKEFFKTCNENVKYIMEEYVDGNLVSYDAIIDSSGNPIFETGIVEPAVMDIVNKGLDVFYYVEKEMPEKLLDAGRRAVKGFGVKSRFIHLEFFKLNKNKKGLGKKEDYVGLEANMRPAGGYTPDMYNYANNTDVYQIWADMVAFDKIEKAKLNENIEKNYCVYASRRDNKNYVHSHDEIKQKYGNAIVMDERMPDIFSEAMGNYMYTAKFATKEEMDEFISFVHEKTEE from the coding sequence ATGAATTTTGTTTATATTTCGCCACAATTTCCAAAAACTAACTGTGAATTTTGCGATAGATTGAAACAAAATGGAATAAATGTATTAGGAATTGCTGATATAGAATACGATCAATTGAATCAAAAATTAAAGGATAGCCTGACGGAGTATTATAAAGTTTCCAGTCTTGAAAATTATGATGAAGTATTAAAGGCAGTGGCTTTTTTTACACATAAATATGGGAAAATCGACTGGCTTGAGTCAAATAATGAATACTGGCTTATGCAGGATGCGAGACTTCGTTCGGATTTTAATATTACAACTGGAATAAAAGCTGACAAAATTGCAAATATAAAAGAAAAATCTAAAATGAAAAAAGCATATAAAAAAGCAGAAATACCATTTATTGACTTTTCATTGGTAACAACGCTTTCAAAGGCGAAAAAATTTATTGATAAAGTTGGGTACCCAGTAGTCGCTAAGCCTGATAACGGAGTTGGAGCGAGCGATACTCATAAAATCAAGAATGAAGAAGAATTGAAGGAATTTTTTAAAACTTGTAATGAAAATGTGAAATATATTATGGAAGAATATGTTGACGGGAACTTGGTTTCTTATGACGCAATTATTGATTCCAGCGGGAATCCTATTTTTGAAACAGGGATAGTTGAACCTGCTGTCATGGATATTGTAAATAAGGGGCTGGATGTATTTTATTATGTAGAAAAAGAAATGCCTGAAAAATTACTGGATGCGGGAAGACGGGCTGTGAAAGGCTTTGGAGTAAAAAGCAGATTTATACATCTTGAATTTTTTAAACTGAATAAAAATAAAAAAGGACTAGGCAAAAAAGAGGATTATGTAGGACTGGAAGCAAATATGCGTCCTGCAGGCGGATATACTCCTGATATGTATAATTATGCCAACAATACTGACGTTTATCAAATCTGGGCTGACATGGTTGCCTTTGACAAAATCGAAAAAGCTAAATTAAATGAAAATATAGAAAAAAACTACTGTGTTTATGCCAGCCGTCGTGACAACAAAAATTATGTTCATTCACACGATGAAATTAAGCAGAAATATGGAAATGCAATTGTGATGGACGAGAGAATGCCGGATATTTTTTCAGAAGCTATGGGGAATTATATGTATACAGCGAAGTTTGCCACAAAAGAAGAAATGGATGAATTTATAAGCTTTGTACATGAGAAAACTGAAGAATAA
- a CDS encoding DUF5362 domain-containing protein, whose product MDFDNNKDEMDFLNEEKNTESNQSKHHFNNLEKLNEIRNGVTNNSNDKTDDSNSFQTASNNRTESLTLTLDPLTIKNMKFIALILKIFSVLGIISGVLQLLMFFFIVPLATGIFSILIALKFFKSASFLEEAVLTNDENKLKLYFNEQSKALKLYVIFIIVSIVLTVIFFIFIFSLALTGILGHSNSNYYYNSY is encoded by the coding sequence ATGGATTTTGATAATAATAAAGATGAAATGGATTTTTTAAACGAAGAAAAGAATACCGAAAGCAATCAAAGTAAACATCATTTTAACAACTTGGAAAAATTAAACGAAATCAGAAATGGAGTAACAAATAATTCTAATGATAAAACAGATGATTCTAACAGTTTTCAAACTGCCAGTAATAATAGAACAGAATCTCTCACTTTAACGCTGGATCCTTTAACAATAAAAAATATGAAATTTATTGCACTTATATTGAAAATTTTTTCAGTTTTGGGAATAATTTCCGGCGTACTTCAATTATTAATGTTCTTCTTTATAGTTCCTCTTGCTACTGGTATTTTTTCTATTTTAATCGCATTAAAATTTTTTAAGTCAGCCAGTTTTTTGGAAGAGGCTGTTCTTACGAATGATGAAAATAAATTAAAGCTGTATTTTAACGAGCAGTCCAAAGCTTTAAAACTATACGTTATTTTCATAATTGTCAGCATTGTTCTTACTGTTATCTTTTTCATTTTTATTTTTTCACTTGCTTTAACAGGTATTTTGGGTCATTCTAACTCTAACTATTATTATAATTCATATTAA
- a CDS encoding cell division protein FtsZ, with amino-acid sequence MSMKVIGIGGMGINFVNFMIASNVRKIEYITIDTDNRNSNFSRAEKKIFLDTGVKECTREQAERVAFQCENQFRELIKGTDILFLVSGIGGATGSGILPIILEVAKKLGIFTISIVARPFYLEGFETLKIANTGMKKIEKITDSLIVIPNEKLYNHIDRKEPLEVAYAKVNEIIKEGIESIVNILTEVGFMNIDLLDVKAVLHNSKDTTIRVGEGKGDNAVDKIMEQLMKNNLFEGKLENAKKVLINFTTGRNVSLADIGQITERISDVIKDKHVNLIWGVMINEGYEVIKKIKTVVISSV; translated from the coding sequence ATGAGTATGAAAGTTATTGGAATTGGCGGGATGGGGATAAATTTTGTTAATTTTATGATAGCTTCAAATGTGCGGAAAATAGAATATATAACGATTGATACGGATAACAGGAACTCTAATTTTAGCAGAGCAGAAAAAAAGATCTTTTTGGATACTGGAGTTAAGGAATGCACTAGGGAACAGGCTGAAAGAGTGGCATTTCAGTGTGAAAATCAATTTCGGGAATTGATTAAAGGTACAGATATTTTATTTTTAGTTTCAGGAATTGGCGGGGCTACTGGAAGCGGAATACTGCCTATTATTCTTGAAGTTGCAAAAAAATTGGGCATTTTTACTATTAGTATTGTTGCACGTCCATTTTATCTGGAAGGGTTTGAAACGTTGAAAATTGCCAATACTGGGATGAAAAAAATTGAGAAAATTACGGATAGCCTGATTGTTATTCCTAACGAAAAATTGTATAATCACATAGATAGGAAAGAACCGCTTGAAGTGGCCTATGCTAAAGTCAACGAGATTATAAAGGAAGGCATTGAAAGTATTGTAAATATTCTGACGGAAGTTGGATTTATGAATATTGATTTATTAGATGTGAAAGCTGTTTTGCATAATTCAAAGGATACGACTATTCGGGTTGGAGAAGGCAAGGGGGATAATGCAGTTGACAAGATAATGGAGCAGCTTATGAAAAATAATCTGTTTGAGGGAAAATTGGAAAATGCAAAAAAAGTTTTGATAAATTTTACTACGGGGAGAAATGTATCACTTGCGGATATTGGACAGATAACAGAGAGAATTTCAGATGTTATAAAAGATAAGCATGTTAATCTTATATGGGGAGTTATGATTAATGAAGGCTATGAGGTAATAAAAAAAATAAAAACTGTAGTAATTTCTAGTGTTTAG
- a CDS encoding ThiF family adenylyltransferase, protein MMVGEDGIEKLRNARVIVFGVGGVGSYTVEALARSGVGHIAMVDFDEISESNINRQLHSLRSTIGKPKIDVMKDRILDINPDCKVELVKRLVYDDVDEILENSKNDSLNNNKYDFVVDAIDVIRSKVNLIEYCVKNKINIISSMGFGNKMHPEMVEIAKIKNTSVCPMARAVRSILKKKGITNVPAVFSREIPVRPNKSELFKEEIPTEFRENNKIPRKTTPGSNSFVPGTAGLVLASYVVRKLLEWD, encoded by the coding sequence ATGATGGTGGGAGAAGACGGAATTGAGAAGTTGAGAAACGCAAGGGTAATTGTGTTTGGAGTTGGCGGGGTTGGCTCTTATACTGTGGAGGCTTTGGCAAGATCTGGAGTTGGACATATTGCTATGGTTGATTTCGATGAGATTTCGGAGTCGAATATTAATAGACAGCTGCATTCGCTTAGGAGTACGATTGGAAAGCCTAAGATTGATGTTATGAAAGACAGGATATTAGATATTAACCCGGATTGTAAGGTTGAGCTTGTGAAAAGGCTGGTTTATGATGATGTTGATGAAATTCTAGAAAATTCTAAAAATGATTCTTTAAATAATAATAAATATGATTTTGTTGTGGATGCGATTGATGTTATTAGGAGCAAGGTTAATCTGATTGAATATTGTGTGAAAAATAAAATAAATATTATTTCTTCAATGGGATTTGGTAACAAGATGCACCCTGAAATGGTGGAAATTGCAAAAATAAAAAATACTTCCGTTTGTCCGATGGCAAGAGCTGTTAGAAGTATTTTGAAAAAGAAGGGGATTACAAATGTTCCGGCAGTATTTTCAAGGGAAATACCTGTGCGGCCAAATAAATCTGAATTATTTAAGGAAGAAATACCGACTGAATTTAGGGAAAATAATAAAATTCCGAGAAAAACTACGCCTGGAAGCAATTCATTTGTACCAGGGACGGCGGGGCTTGTACTGGCTTCTTATGTAGTGAGAAAGTTATTGGAGTGGGATTAA
- the htpX gene encoding zinc metalloprotease HtpX has product MFINTMKTGLLMFGLVFLFVAIGGALGSQKGAIIGLLIAGGMSFYSYWFSDKMVIRAYNGQEVTPQNNPRLYQLIQRLARNAGLPMPKIYIIPERQPNAFATGRNPQNAAVACTAGLLELMDDNELAGVMAHELGHIKHRDILISTVAATFAGAIVNIARFLPYISSGNNRDEDRRTNIGTAILLSFLAPIAASIIQMSISRKREYMADRAGAEYSGNPLYLRNALQKLESYSHHIAMNRQDPATAHMFIINPFSSLGNFNVKNLFSTHPSTDDRIRELEKMAREKHLL; this is encoded by the coding sequence ATGTTTATAAATACTATGAAAACAGGTTTATTAATGTTTGGGCTAGTTTTTCTCTTTGTAGCAATTGGTGGCGCATTAGGAAGTCAAAAAGGAGCGATAATCGGACTTCTTATTGCCGGAGGAATGAGTTTTTACAGCTACTGGTTTAGCGATAAGATGGTTATAAGAGCGTATAATGGGCAGGAAGTTACTCCTCAAAATAATCCAAGATTATATCAGTTAATACAAAGGCTCGCAAGAAATGCTGGTTTACCAATGCCAAAAATTTACATAATTCCAGAACGTCAGCCAAACGCATTTGCAACTGGGAGAAATCCTCAAAATGCAGCGGTTGCCTGTACTGCAGGATTGCTTGAACTAATGGATGATAATGAACTGGCTGGAGTTATGGCTCACGAGCTGGGGCATATAAAGCATCGCGATATCTTAATAAGTACGGTTGCTGCCACTTTCGCTGGAGCAATTGTTAATATAGCAAGATTTTTACCTTATATATCAAGTGGAAATAATAGAGATGAAGATAGAAGAACTAATATTGGAACTGCGATACTGCTTTCATTTCTAGCTCCAATAGCGGCTTCAATAATTCAGATGTCCATTTCAAGAAAACGGGAATATATGGCAGACAGAGCTGGAGCAGAATATTCAGGAAATCCTTTGTATTTGCGTAACGCATTACAAAAACTGGAAAGTTACAGCCATCATATTGCAATGAACAGACAAGATCCTGCAACGGCGCATATGTTTATTATAAATCCATTTTCAAGCCTCGGTAACTTTAACGTAAAAAATTTATTCAGTACGCACCCTTCTACTGATGACAGAATAAGAGAACTTGAAAAAATGGCAAGAGAAAAGCATTTATTGTAA
- a CDS encoding DUF1858 domain-containing protein: MEKVTKDMNIMEAVEKYPIIAQVLMRYGLGCVGCIISSAETLGEGIAVHGLNPDIILEEVNMILEKQEG, encoded by the coding sequence ATGGAAAAAGTGACAAAAGATATGAATATAATGGAAGCAGTTGAAAAATATCCGATTATAGCGCAGGTGCTTATGAGATATGGGCTTGGATGTGTTGGCTGCATTATTTCGAGTGCTGAAACGCTGGGAGAGGGGATTGCAGTTCATGGATTAAATCCAGATATAATTCTTGAAGAGGTAAATATGATTCTTGAAAAACAGGAAGGTTAG
- a CDS encoding superoxide dismutase, whose translation MFRQIELPYNFDALEPSIDAKTMEIHYGKHHAAYTNNLNEALKNNAPQFLEKPIEEILANLDILPENIRGAVRNNGGGFYNHNLYFEIMGPNAGGEPTGELAEKINEAFGSFDAFKEEFSKAAATRFGSGWAWLVVNKDGKLKVTSTANQDNPLMPGATPCGCSQGTPILGIDVWEHAYYLNYQNRRPDYISAFFNVINWDEVSKKYEAAK comes from the coding sequence ATGTTTAGACAAATAGAATTACCGTATAACTTTGATGCATTGGAGCCAAGCATTGATGCAAAAACTATGGAAATCCATTATGGAAAGCATCATGCAGCTTATACAAACAATTTAAATGAAGCGCTAAAAAATAATGCACCACAATTTTTGGAAAAACCAATAGAAGAAATTTTAGCAAATTTGGATATATTGCCAGAAAATATACGTGGAGCTGTTAGAAACAATGGTGGAGGTTTTTACAACCATAATCTGTATTTTGAAATAATGGGACCTAACGCAGGAGGAGAGCCTACAGGAGAGCTAGCCGAAAAAATAAACGAAGCATTTGGAAGCTTTGACGCATTTAAGGAAGAATTTTCAAAAGCCGCAGCAACTAGATTTGGTTCAGGATGGGCTTGGCTTGTTGTAAATAAAGATGGGAAATTAAAAGTAACTTCGACTGCAAACCAGGATAACCCGTTAATGCCAGGAGCAACACCTTGCGGATGTTCACAAGGGACTCCAATTTTAGGAATAGACGTATGGGAACACGCATATTACCTAAATTATCAAAATAGACGTCCAGATTATATTTCAGCATTTTTCAATGTTATAAATTGGGATGAAGTATCTAAAAAGTATGAAGCTGCAAAATAA